One genomic region from Listeria monocytogenes encodes:
- a CDS encoding sugar phosphate isomerase/epimerase family protein: protein MKAKIALQLWSVKEACEDDFFGTLEKVAEMGYVGVEFAGYYGKSASEIKAKLAELGLEVAGSHISKEQLEVDLENVILFERELGNEYIICPYADFKTKQEWLAFSEKLLEITKTVQQAGMHFGYHNHAHELDKLDDEIILDSLLKNVPEMVAELDTYWIEYAGIGVIPFIEKYRNRVPLIHIKDKSRANKESTIIGEGVLDVPGFVKTALHSGTKWLIIEQEAFTQDPLTSVAKGYTYLANVLEEN, encoded by the coding sequence ATGAAAGCGAAAATTGCGTTACAGTTGTGGAGTGTTAAGGAAGCTTGTGAAGATGATTTCTTTGGAACGTTAGAAAAAGTGGCGGAAATGGGTTATGTCGGCGTGGAGTTTGCTGGTTATTACGGCAAATCTGCCAGTGAAATTAAAGCGAAATTGGCTGAACTCGGACTAGAAGTAGCCGGATCGCATATTAGTAAAGAACAGCTTGAGGTAGATTTAGAAAATGTCATTCTGTTTGAACGCGAATTGGGAAATGAATACATTATTTGCCCATATGCAGACTTTAAAACAAAGCAAGAATGGCTTGCATTTAGTGAAAAACTTCTTGAAATCACAAAAACGGTTCAACAAGCTGGGATGCATTTTGGCTATCATAATCATGCCCATGAATTAGATAAATTAGATGACGAAATTATTTTGGACAGTTTACTCAAAAATGTACCAGAAATGGTTGCGGAATTAGACACTTACTGGATTGAGTATGCGGGAATTGGAGTTATTCCTTTTATCGAAAAATATCGTAACCGGGTACCACTTATTCATATTAAGGATAAATCGAGAGCAAACAAGGAAAGCACTATTATCGGTGAAGGTGTTTTGGATGTGCCAGGTTTCGTTAAAACGGCGCTTCATTCTGGAACAAAATGGCTGATTATTGAACAAGAAGCATTTACGCAAGATCCGCTAACGAGCGTGGCCAAAGGTTATACGTATTTAGCGAATGTATTGGAGGAGAACTAA